In the Pungitius pungitius chromosome 5, fPunPun2.1, whole genome shotgun sequence genome, one interval contains:
- the LOC119224865 gene encoding zinc-binding protein A33-like, whose product MAEKITLLESFLSCHVCSETFRDPVSLSCNHSLCSSCLQRFWEQAGNKNCPICKTKSSTNEPAVNLTLKGLADSFAERQKTGSTETEPEKEKEEVVCEDHPEVPNWFCEDEQKAVCPVCEFSLHQSHKVVPLEQAVRNLKDQLRSDLESLQDKKNKHQQVKETYDEVIQLSKKQLVSTERKIRAEFNKLHQFLREEEESRLTALRKEEEQKGKTIGREMKMIEEQISSLSDSISAVEEDLQKHKVSFLSSYKATQTRARVQSSLTDPQLLSGALIDVAKHLGNLSFRVWEKMKDQVHFSPVILDPNTAKYSLYLSDDLTSVRRRNTKQQLPDNPERFTRYLNVLGSEGFSSGKHCWEVEVGDHPQWLLGLIKESINRKGERGDSPKDGFWCLVHYSGEYTDGANQTVKVKKSLQRIRVQLDYDMGEVSFYDPEDKTHIYTHRDTFTEKLFPWFGIGKSGDAKTTDIKICQTDVSL is encoded by the coding sequence ATGGCTGAAAAAATCACTCTTTTGGAAAGTTTCCTGAGCTGCCATGTTTGTTCAGAGACCTTCCGAGATCCCGTGTCTCTGAGCTGCAACCACAGCTTATGTTCAAGCTGCCTGCAGCGATTCTGGGAACAAGCTGGAAACAAGAACTGTCCCATTTGTAAAACTAAGTCCTCAACGAATGAACCAGCAGTGAACTTAACGCTGAAGGGACTCGCTGACTCCTTTGCTGAGAGACAGAAGACTGGATCAACTGAGACGGAaccagagaaggagaaagaggaggtggtgtgtgaaGACCATCCAGAAGTCCCTAATTGGTTCTGTGAGGACGAGCAGAAAGCTGTGTGTCCTGTCTGTGAGTTCTCTCTCCACCAGAGTCACAAGGTGGTTCCTCTAGAACAAGCAGTCAGGAACCTGAAGGACCAGCTGAGATCTGACTTGGAGTCTCTGCAGGACAAGaagaacaaacaccaacaagTGAAGGAAACATACGATGAAGTGATTCAACTCTCCAAGAAGCAGCTGGTgtccacagagaggaagatcAGAGCAGAGTTCAACAAGCTCCACCAGTTCctaagagaggaagaggagtccagACTGACAGCTctgaggaaggaagaggagcagaaggggAAGACCATCGgcagagagatgaagatgattgAGGAGCAGATCTCCTCTCTGTCAGACAGCATCTCTGCTGTTGAAGAagacctgcagaaacacaaggtgtcgTTCCTCAGCAGTTATAAAGCCACTCAGACCAGAGCCAGAGTCCAGAGCTCACTGACAGATCCACAGCTGCTCTCAGGAGCTCTGATAGATGTGGCCAAACACCTGGGCAACCTGTCCTTCAGAGtctgggagaagatgaaggaccaGGTCCACTTCAGTCCTGTCATTCTGGACCCAAACACTGCAAAGTACAGTCTCTATCTGTCTGATGATCTGACCAGTGTGAGACGTagaaacacaaagcagcagcttcCTGATAATCCAGAGAGATTCACTAGGTATTTAAATGTTCTGGGCTCTGAGGGCTTCAGCTCAGGGAAACACtgctgggaggtggaggtgggagacCATCCTCAGTGGTTGTTAGGTTTGATTAAAGAGTCAATTaatagaaagggagagagaggtgattCACCAAAAGATGGATTCTGGTGTTTAGTTCATTACAGTGGTGAATACACTGATGGAGCCAATCAGactgtcaaagtgaagaagagtCTCCAGAGGATCAGAGTCCAGCTGGACTATGACATGGGGGAGGTGTCCTTCTACGACCCTGAAGACAAGACTCACATCTACACTCACAGAGACActttcactgagaaactcttcCCATGGTTTGGTATTGGAAAGTCTGGTGATGCTAAAACTACTGATATCAAAATCTGTCAAACTGATGTTTCTCtgtga
- the si:dkey-174n20.1 gene encoding retinol dehydrogenase 14, producing the protein MYFLYTIIASLVAFFILKWMKKRRYCTDLKRLDGKTVVITGGNSGIGKESAVALATRGARVIVACRDSGKAEKAVREIRFRSRSLNVLHMELDLANLRSVREFCKNFLQREKRLDILINNAAMPGVLDWTDDSFSMCFGVNHLGHFLLTNLLLPRLKECAPSRVVTLTCSTYKYQKLNFQDLNYNLLPFFTYCRSKLANIYFSQEVARVTEGKGVTSYAVHPGLVQSGWTCHYSVLFRMLMQVVMWMFFVPCEVGAQTVVYCAVSQEAAKHNGGYFVDCRPAALRPFARDAGVAKKLWEASERLVKEA; encoded by the exons ATGTACTTTCTCTACACCATCATCGCGTCTTTAgttgcttttttcattttaaaatggatgAAAAAGAGGAGATATTGTACCGATTTGAAAAGACTTGATGGCAAAACGGTTGTTATTACAG GTGGGAATTCCGGCATCGGCAAGGAGTCAGCCGTTGCCTTGGCAACGAGAGGCGCCCGCGTCATCGTCGCCTGCAGAGACAGCGGCAAGGCTGAGAAGGCCGTGAGGGAGATCAGGTTCAGGAGCCGCAGCCTCAACGTCCTCCACATGGAGCTGGATCTCGCCAACCTGCGCTCTGTGAGGGAATTCTGCAAGAACTTCCtccagagggagaagaggctTGACATCCTGATCAATAACGCAG CCATGCCCGGCGTCCTGGACTGGACGGACGACAGCTTCAGCATGTGTTTCGGCGTCAACCACCTGGGTCACTTCCTCCTAACCAACCTGCTGCTGCCCCGCCTGAAGGAATGCGCCCCCAGCCGGGTGGTCACCCTCACATGCTCCACCTACAAATACCAGAAGCTGAACTTCCAGGACCTCAACTACAACCTGCTGCCCTTCTTCACCTACTGCCGCAGCAAGCTGGCCAACATCTACTTCAGCCAGGAAGTGGCCCGCGTCACTGAAGGGAAAGGAGTGACCTCCTACGCCGTGCACCCCG GTTTGGTCCAGAGCGGCTGGACGTGCCACTACTCCGTCCTGTTCCGCATGCTGATGCAGGTGGTCATGTGGATGTTTTTCGTGCCGTGTGAGGTCGGGGCGCAGACCGTCGTCTACTGCGCTGTGTCACAGGAAGCGGCCAAGCACAACGGGGGCTACTTCGTCGACTGCCGACCCGCCGCTCTGCGTCCCTTCGCCAGAGACGCTGGAGTGGCCAAAAAACTGTGGGAGGCCAGCGAGAGGCTGGTGAAGGAGGCCTGA